AACTGAACTGGTTTCTACCaatattcacttttcttctggaATTATAGGAACACAGCttactttactttaaaacaacTAATATGCAGATATCaggatacattttttatgtatttacagtattCATAATTTATTCTGAGTAAACAATAAATTCAGATTTGGTTCATATACTTACTCAGTCTTtgaatacaaaattaaatataaaatagatATCTGCTTACTacgaaaaaaagatttttataCTTCTTGTAAATAATAGATAGGGTTAAATTAAAGTGTTGAAGCGACACTTATTGACATTTCTAATAAATCATGGCActttttattgctgtttgtgttATTAATGGCTGATTAGTGTCATTTATGATCTTGATTTGTataatcatttatattttttatatgtatCCCTATGATTTTAATGACACTTCCTTTGTTTTGATTCATAAAAGCTGACTATTCAGATTCCACACAAGAAACtatttaacacaataatatGACAGTtgctatttaaatattaatttctaAGCAGTTTAGTCCACATGTAACGAGCCCAGACGCTGGAGTGCACAGATTTCCCCTCCATCCCTCATGTGATGATACCATTAAGTTAAATGTGATAATTCATTGACTGGTTTATCTGTTTGTACACGACAGGACGTGTGAGTTTTATTCTGTGGTATCTCATGTCAGAAATAATGGTCACGGATCTTAATCCAGTTTGTTCACATCACGTTGTTAAGCTGTttgaaaatagaagaaaaagaTGCATCACATCTGATCCGCGCCGGCTTCATGGCTGACTGCTCGTGTTGCTGAATCGTGGGTTAGGGGCTTCATTACCATCTCTCACCGAGCTCTGCTTAGGACTCATCTACGTGACGGATGGTTGGGTTTGAAGAATATGACATGTGACCGTTAATGATGGTGATTTTATTGCCGTAGAGCAGCCTGATTTACAGACAGTGGATAACGACACTGTTGGCTTGATTTAGCTGATTTGTTTTAAAGTGCTGATTAAACAGTTAGAGGCCCTGGCTTTATTTCATGCCGCCTGCCTCGTGGCTTCATCACAGCGATTACAGAAGCAGGGGAAACGTCCCACATCTGGTGTCATCGTAAATCTTTGTTTAGcccgaccccccctcccccccacacacacacactgatatcaGAGGCTCGTTTGTCTTCGTTAATGAAACAATAACCCATGACCTCGTGGTTGAGAAGATACACCGTGTTTTGATGAGGACATGTgaaattacaaacacacacacacacacacacacacacacacacacacacacacacacatacactgaaccTCCTACAGCACCAACTCTTGTAAATGGTGTCAGTGTCTTGTCAGCATAGGTTAAagtaaaacagacacacacacgctcacagaaATCTAAAAGCATGAAAAGTTGAAAGGCCCTTTGTGAAAACTCAGTGTCAGAGACATGACCGAGATAGAACACGACACAGTCAAGGTAAAAAATTAAGGGAAGTTCGTAAAATGTTGCCATGTGTGTCCAAAAAATATAGCGgaatatatatactttttgtgttttgattttccaccacctccaaaacaaaatgtggatcagtaaaaagaaatgaataatatatatttggCCTATTTAAAAAAACCACAGTAATCTTTTAAAGCCTTCATTCTCTTTGCAAACTCTTTCCCAAATCCTTATTCAAAAtacacaagagaaaaaaattaataaaaaaaattgttatgaaTCCCTTTTGACTGATGAAAAAAGCgaatgtggatttttttttaaacaccctCCTCTCTAAAATACAAAATGAGACATTATAAACACTGAACTGTCTGAAACTTTGTGTAACGTCTGACTCCCCCACGAAATAAATCAATGGCAGCTCTGAAGAAGCTGCTCTGATTGATTTTCCACATCCATCATTCTGTCAGAtcactcagcagcagcatgtcCTCCACAGGCAGaattaaaataactttttacAAAGTCGCTCCAGTATTAAAATCCACATTATTGCTTAATGGCTCTGAAGAAGAAAGTCGTGCAGAGAAAGAGCTTTTAGATGCacagcagaaacagaaataTTCTCTCCTGTGTAAAATAATGCACATTGAGGCTTTTCAAAGTTAAATTAtagtacttttttattttagtcaCGCTTGAAGCTATcgcaaataaatacagtgaTCCCCATATGGATCCAGTCCCTGCATGAAGTACAATATAAAACTCATTGGGCCTAAATCTCCTTTATAAATGTAGGCTATAACTCTGTGGTTCTACTGGTATCCTAAGGCCGCGGCTGTTGTCAGTCTCTGTCCATACAAGGCGTAGGGGGAGTAGTACGCTCCGTTGGCTGCAGGCACCGGCACCGGAGCACCGGGAGCGGGCAGGGGGCTCTTTGAATAAGGGTGATAGCGGCTGGTCAGTCCGAGGGGGTGATGGGGGCCCCTGAGGGCCAGCGAGCCGGGACCGCCCGGGCCgccgtgcatgtgcatgtgaccGGCCATGGCAGCGGCGGCCGCGGCGTTGGCGAGAGAAGAGGAGCCCGGGTACCCGGATATCAACTTCTCCGTGCCGGCAAAGGCCGTGTGAGTCCGTAGGTGGCTGAGCAGCTcctcggaggaggagaagcgcTTGTCGCAAGGTCCGTTAGCAGACACCCAGTTACACACGTGCGGGAGGGGGTCATTGGGCAGCATGAACCCGTACGGATACAAGGGGTGTCCGCTGAAGGATGGGGCCGAGGCGTGCACGCTGTGTAACGGGTGCGTCGGGTACATGATCTGGTATCCGGACTTCAGCGCGttggcagcggcagcagcggccGCAGAGTCATGTGCGCAGTTTGCGCTGGCCGCATTGGACAAATGGCTTGAGCAGTGGTAGCTCAGGCAGTAGGGGTCTCTGCACAGACTTGCAGACATGAGGGACGGCGGGGAGGCTCCAGATAAGGGACTTGAACCTGCTTTACTGCAGGCTGCAGCGAACTGTGCGCTCAGCAGCTGGCTGCTGGATTTGGTGTGGTCAAGGGTCATTCCATGAGGGAGGAACTGCTGTCCGTAACCCGCATACGCTCCCGCTAAACTTCCAGGGTAAGAAATACCAGCAGGTGGCATGGGGAAAACTGTATGACCGGGCTTATAAGGGGAAACAGGGGCCACCAGTCCGGAGCCGAGGACGGAGGATGACGATGAGGTTACAGATGGTGAGTCTGATCTAACAGTCTTGGATCCAGATGTGCTCTCCCGGTGTGGGCTGCCATCAGAAGTAATTCCACTTATCCTATGGCTACCATTACTCTCAGTCGTGCTGCTTTTATTGCTATCAgactccttcttctcctccttgtcCCCCGCTTTGCCGTCGAGCGGCCGTGGAGAGACTGATGTGCACGAGCTGGGGCTGCCTGTCCTGGGGGTGAACGGCTGGCAGGTGGCGCTAGGTACCCGGAAACCGTTTTTATCTCCACTGAGGCTGCTGCTCGAGTCCTTCTTCTCTGAGGATTTGGAGTAAGGTTTGAAGCTGGATTTGTCCTCGGCTCCGATGTCGCTCATTTTCAGCGGCCCGGATTTGGTCTCCTTGTCACTAGATCCAttggaggacgaggaagagttTTTGGAGGAGGACGGCGGGTCCGGTTTGCCGATCTGAGAGCACGTCTGCGCCAACAGAGCCAGTGGACTTTTCTTTGCATCCAGCTGTGAAATAAGACAAAAATACACTTAATAAAAATCGTAAAACACTCtatgaaataatgttttgtggcacaaacgcacacatggcCGTTCCGCTTTTACGCACGAACTTATCACGGGATGAAATTCAAAACTCAGCCCAGTAGGCACGAAAGGAAACAGCGTGCACACACAGCGCATTTATTTACAAGCACACAAGATACGATTATAACGACCACAAgtacaaaataacacacacgGACATCCGTTTGCCACGAATATGTTATTGATATCTAAAGAGAGTCCAATTTCAGCTCATTATTTTAAGGTCCAAATTTATAGACCAACTCGAAATCTGGTCTGAAATTACATTAAGATAGATTTCAGGTTATTCTTTTCCATATCGAGTGATTCATCGCGTGATCGTAATAAAAATCTGAGCACAATTTATCCATAAAATGCATCCAGCGACAGCTCCGGTGTCCAGCCGCGAAACGCAGCGAACAGAAGCCCGTGTGCTCAAAAACCTTTTCAGCGCGGTTCTTACCTCGATGGGACTGACCGGGGTGGAGGGTAAAGGCTGGAGGTATTCCGGGTGTAAAATGTGTCCTGACCGCGCCGTAAGCATTTTCAAAACCTTGATGGGAAGACGACTGGCTTGGCGAGAAGGGTGTGCTGGAGAGACGGAGTTGTGTACGAACGGCCGGCTGATCTTCACTGCGCCCCTCTCCGCCGAGGAGCCGCTCTGCCAGGCTGGGTTGGTGCTATTTCTCAGGAAAGAGACCGTGGGCGATGTGATCATGACCCAATTCTCGTGGAAATGGCTGAGAGATGCATGGGTAGGGTAAAACAAGCCAACACGGTGGAAAAAAAGACTTCCCCGGAGAATAAAAGAACCAACGTTAAAATCCTCCAGAggcagaagaagcagaagaagaagacgaggagcGAGTGAGAGCAGAATCCGTGCGTATCGCAGCCGCAGTGCTTCCCTGGCGTCGCTCTGACAGTGTGTGGCTGCAGGTCCGAGAGCGCGCTCGGTTTACGTGGGTCGTGGACGGGAGGGATCACTCCGCCTCCTCGCCAGCAGCGTCTGAGTTAGTCCGCGGATGACAGCCTTTTTGCCTCCTCCcaatcaaaaacacagatcccGAGGTGGTGCTTGGAAGGAATGTGACGTTTCCTCATCACACGGGTGTCTATTTCAGATCTCACCCGCTCCGAGCGCTTTTAATTTAgaggttttttttaatttatctgcgTAATTGGCACTGTGACGCATGCGCTCGCCCTGTGCGTCCTGTTGGGTTTTGTAGGTAGGTGAGACGGTATGAAGATGACCGAGAGTCTTTATGTCAAGTGAGcagaagatacatttttaattaaggGCAAATTCtttccaaaaaatgtatttaggaTATTCTGCAAATTGACACCCCTGCAGCGTTTTTTACGCATCTCGCTCCAACTTGGAGCAAGTGACTCTGAGCTAATTTCCATTTAGTTGAATGGACTGCAATCATGGAAACCACAGCGGCCTTGGGACGAATGTGCCATGCACGACGCACAAGTGAATACATTTCGACTCAAAAACAACCATCTGAGGGATCCTCCGGTCACGCATCCACCGATACCCATCGCCTTGTTTCCCGTTTGCTGCAACTCCCTCCTCTCGATCACGCAGCCCTGTCATCTGTCAGTTCCCTGTCCTGATCTGTCAGctgtctccaccccccccccccccctacttcTCTCAGTCAGATTCAGGTCAAGCACTGCAAAGTGAATCCAACGAGAAGTGGAGAGAAGAAGCGAcgtgtctctccctctcactccatCATCATTTGGGCCATTTCATAGTGTGCCTGCTCTGGTGGAACTCAACACACACGCAACTTGTTTTTAATTGGGGAATAAGCAGGAGTTGTTTAGCAGAGGCTTCCCCCTGCTATTCAATGTCATCTCCGAGggtcttttttgtgtgtgttgttttgcagATTAAAAACATTCTAATAGTTTCCTCCACATccaagcaaagaaaagaaaaaacttactttttttattccaaGTGCGCTTAAAACCCCTCTTGTGGCTGCCATTAATCATTAAAGCGTCCACGTTTCTTCCCATCGAAATAGACCCACTTATCTTATTACTCAATAGCCTATAAATGTCTTGCTGATCAGGCGAAAGTTAAACATATGCAAGTGTTTTTTGATTGATAACAGAGGTGCTGTTTTCGGCAAAGGCTGTCAGGCTCTGACACAGCGCTCTGAGTTATTAGGGCAGAGAAGGGCGACCATAAATTTCGACCGTCAGGCAAAAACTCCTTTATTGTGGACGTGATGGATGGCTCGCCGCGGCAGACACCAAATTCTCGGCTTCATCCTTAAATGGCtgcacatttcttttttcttttctttttttccaaaccCCTCTCGTCGCCGTAATTCATTACTTTTAAACAGAAAGCTGAAAATTTCCCGCAAGTAATATGAATCGCCTGGACTCTTCTGCGAATACAAGCATTTACAAGCTGGGCAGGGGTAGCACGAGGGCTTTATATGTGATTATATAGAAAACACGCACATGTTTGGGCCTTTTATTTCGAGATGAGAAAGATAGTTTCCATAAAAGCTTtgaattatgttttcttttcttttcttttaaaagcccCTTAGAGCTCATTCACTCAGGTGGTACATAACTCAAAACTTTTGCAACGAACAAATGTGGACGAGGATTAATCACAGTTAAGGTTCACTGAATAATTCTTGCACAAtatcaggggcgtttctagggttgaaagaaagggggggcttagcccctaaggatgctgaatgtttgcgcccgcaaaaattcagcatccttaggggctaaaagaagtaggagttcaatcttgccttctatttttcttccacagatggcgacataattctgaagacccaagcctccctgtgtttacggatgacgatgtcaccttgtgttatcagcatcagagcggcaaacacaatcaaaccagcttctttaaaaacggagcattgattgactctaacagttcgtccggttcagaccgagtcgtaaagatgactcttaagaatgtgacacgggaagatgaaggcttctacaggtgtgcgtcccacgacagacagctgcagagtccagagagctggttatcagtgagaccggacagaggtcagctgaacatcatcactctgctgtgtgttctatagaagtggatcagtgtcacatatcaactgttgtttcttttaggaaactccacatcagaggagactccagcctccactggtatttttcttattcatatacatctacttgttttggaggaaatactcaatattaatcaacacattttccattattgagtgaagccttttggttgtctggttctcctcttttcatcaaggtctaatttcatcaggaagatccctcaggatctaatgagatgaaagaaactacaatgggactcagtagagcgcatattcaaCAAGGCCCAgtagtccccttaaatacaatcaagctgcaccaaatttcacacactcatagatatcagtcctctacatacggcagatttttttcattaaggtccaagaattattccctaggaaaacgttttaaaagcacaatgttatagaaagagttaaaaaatgactggatcggcttaataccaaaatacagtgggcccttttctgacacttactacatctgtctgccaagatgattggaaatccaattgttgttgttattataacagttttatttatttaaacaagtattatgtcgtcttgatcaggttcctggaaatggatcattgcttcatgtggggttctacttctgatcgtcattcctttgactgtttggctcgtttgtcactacaggttagtatttataaaatcttcatccgtcttgacttcctactttctactgcatgaacgacaagcccaacaggtggtgaagtaaatgattcactgcctgttgtattttcttgaaggtaccagaagttctgcacttggagctgctggcctgtttccaaacaggaagttccagcaggggtgcttcctgccaccaagttggatgtgacggaggtgcagtgggacctgtcctggatggagatgtccaacctgttggaaaaggattcttattttggcacttaaagggaaactctcttctgaagcccagagacttaactattgggtcaaacctatgagaaagctcagtcagtgctgcaatttgtagtatttgatggtcacatgtcaaaatagtgctacctgatatattttttaattgaattaaatgagatgtttaggatttataaggatgactacatttgctgatggtgcagatttgatagcttccaatacaaatgttattgtttcagttgttccatttgtcaatgtcaatactcttgcacatttaaacgtctctcctttgagtacatattgaaactaagaatcgtatttgttatatcttattatcttatcataaatataattgactgctctaaatcattttacatgtatcatttctcctgtgtttgttcgaggttccatgttgtttgctccctttgaatcgttatttgctatttcttgtcgtctgaagttataaaagtcatggaaatcgtcgtgcttgttttatatcttttaaggcagaacaaacaactaccaagaaactagaaataactataaagattaaccaaacaaatacaatttgacacaaatccactgcaaacagacaaaaaaaagactaagagacacagcacaagtctgaagtggcacaaaatggctacagagaaacacacaaaagtactacaaacagacaagaaatgtagaaagagagagaaagaaagaaatactctacatatatattctacatgcacctgataatatatttccattcagctgattgagtcaaatagattttttaaatttcaaaatTTACTTCGCTAATTTAGGCTCTGGATTTAAatgctacattttttttagaaagacccgaaaccattatgtgtctgtcaagataattaagatgcatgccacactgcattattcctcatatactacactgcttatcatttaaaagaagcacatgactgtaaaataaatacatgcgCATGCCTTTAGAAGCCGGCATCTTTGGTAGTAATTTAATGCAgtcgattttattttcagttcttctctttattgcattagaggatgaaaaggaacctgagaagaatagttttttccactttgtttgataagcaggggtttaaacaaacggagctatttctaataatattgaaaatattggctgtgtcagggattacatctctttgcgaggacttcactcttataatgactgatataactcacagtatgagcaacaaagtaaagactcaagatcatccagtgctgctgtgtgcacacagtttgccaaaatacagtataaatatgacatggattttcaggaaagcatttggtctgagttaccagaggaacagagaggtaacgtgaggtgcaggacagagagcaacattaatattacagccctgcactgtaagacacgctgaagaagaatctgtcaaaacatcaggtcagaatctgatctcataaaaaacttctcttacataatgaatggtgtgttatgttgacaaagaaatgaagtacaaaaggttactcctacagttcttgttatctttgtacaataatacacatttctaaagaacatctgcagcagacattggttctttattgtcgttgaaATGCCGTTCATatgaagttcatatattccaacagcctctatagcggtcaaaccagttaggcctcattgatagaccatgttagctaccaatttgttgcattttgcattaatagatcactacaaacagtacacgtcttcttaaatagacctaaaatcgactttagacagaaagatgttaaggatctccagtactaagaatctaaaacagtaaaaa
The Pleuronectes platessa chromosome 21, fPlePla1.1, whole genome shotgun sequence DNA segment above includes these coding regions:
- the LOC128426938 gene encoding zinc finger protein 503, translated to MITSPTVSFLRNSTNPAWQSGSSAERGAVKISRPFVHNSVSPAHPSRQASRLPIKVLKMLTARSGHILHPEYLQPLPSTPVSPIELDAKKSPLALLAQTCSQIGKPDPPSSSKNSSSSSNGSSDKETKSGPLKMSDIGAEDKSSFKPYSKSSEKKDSSSSLSGDKNGFRVPSATCQPFTPRTGSPSSCTSVSPRPLDGKAGDKEEKKESDSNKSSTTESNGSHRISGITSDGSPHRESTSGSKTVRSDSPSVTSSSSSVLGSGLVAPVSPYKPGHTVFPMPPAGISYPGSLAGAYAGYGQQFLPHGMTLDHTKSSSQLLSAQFAAACSKAGSSPLSGASPPSLMSASLCRDPYCLSYHCSSHLSNAASANCAHDSAAAAAAANALKSGYQIMYPTHPLHSVHASAPSFSGHPLYPYGFMLPNDPLPHVCNWVSANGPCDKRFSSSEELLSHLRTHTAFAGTEKLISGYPGSSSLANAAAAAAMAGHMHMHGGPGGPGSLALRGPHHPLGLTSRYHPYSKSPLPAPGAPVPVPAANGAYYSPYALYGQRLTTAAALGYQ